The genomic segment TCTCTGGGCGGGCTTCCCCTGTCCTTACACCGTCCTGACCGGGGTATTCGGCGAGGGGGAAAACGGCCCGGCGAGGTGCCCGCCCCACCGGAATTGCTACGAACTGGCGGAGCTCCTAATCGCGGCCGGCGCCGATCCCAACGATTCGCAGACGCTCTACAACCGGATGTTCAGCCGAGACGACGAGCACCTGCGGTTACTGTTCGTCCACGGACTGGGAAAGGAAGGGAAACGGCCCTGGTACCGGTTACTGGGCGAGCAATCGAAGGGCTGGGTGAGCAGTCCGGCTGACATGCTGGCCTATCAACTACAATGGGCTGCTCGGTGGAACTATCCGGACCGGGTACGCCTGCTGGTCGAGAACGGGGCAGACGTTAACCGGCCGTCCAATCGGCCTGATGCGCGCTCCCCTTACGGCGAAGCCGCCTACCACGGGAATGAGGCCATCGCCGAGTACCTGGCGGCCCGCGGCTCATGTACGTTCCCGCTGGACGAACTGGACCGATTCGCCGGTGCCTGCATCGCTGGAGACACGGACCGGGCCCGCGCGTTGCTGGCCCGCGATCCATTGCTTGTCGAAAAACTCGGAGATCGCGGTAACGCGCTCATGGAGAACGCCATTGGATCGGACAACGGGGACGCGGTCCGGCTGATGGCCGAACTGGGGTTCGACTTGAATGCCTGCGGAATGCACGAAGCGGCCCGGTACGGCCACCTGGACATGATCAAGCTGCTGGTCGAGCTGGGGGTTGATGCATCACAACGAGATAGAGGACACGGCATCGACGCGATCGGTCATGCCAGCCACTACCAGCAGGACCATGTGGTCGACTATCTGGCACCGTTTGCCGGGGTACACCGGCTCGTAAAATCGGATCTGCTGGACCGCGTTCGGGAGCTACTGGAGAATGACCCCGCCTGCGCCCGCGAACGGGACGACGGGGGGAACACGCCGCTGCACTGTCTCGACGTGGATAACCGGATGGAGGATACCGAGGAGATACTCCGGCTGCTCGTAACGCACGAAGCCGATGTCAATGCCAGAAACAACGCGGGCCTGACACCGCTCGACAGACTGGAGCGTCTTGCCGGTTTGAGTCGAAGGGACGACCTGGCCGAATTACTGCGCGGATACGGGGGCGTGGAATCAGACGTCACGGACACGCCGAAGGACCGCCCGGGGTCCTGAATCGGCACCCGCCGCGCCGGATAGCATGACGCCCATCCCGATGAATCCTCAACCGTTGCCGGGATCACTTTCCCCATTTCGAAACGACAAGGCCCGCCAGCAACCCGACGACTATCCCCGGTGGCACGATCTCGACGTAGGATCCCGTGGAGACCGCCGCGAGCAGAGAAAGCACCGCACCCACCGCGCCGCCGGCCAGCACGTTCTTGCCTACCCCATCGATTCTGCACGCGATCATGCCGACTAGCAGACCCGTGACCAGGCCCTTCGCCGTTCCCCACACGATGATCTCGGTCATCATGCCCTGTGCCTCGGGAATCAGGAACGCGGACAGCCCGTCCAGCAGGCCAAGCACCGCGCCGGCGATCAATCCCAATGGTACGCGCTTCATGACGGCTGCTCCTGTGTATTCAGGTGACAGTTGAACATCCAGTTTGTGCCGTATTTGTCCGTGATCATTCCGAACCGGGCGCCCCAGAAGGTATCCTGCAGCGGCATGGTCACCTCGCCGCCGGCAGACATGGCATTGAACGCCTGCTCCTGTTCATCCACGCTCGCGAAGTCGATCGAAAGCGAGATGTTGGTGTCCGAAGGGACCGTTTCAATATGGTCCGAACCCATGAGCATGTTGTCTCCGAACTGAATGGACATGTGCATGGCCTGACCCACCATGTGGTCGGGGATATCCATGCCGATGTCCTGGTCTTTGCTGTAGTGACTCAGGTTCACGACTGAACCGCCCAGGCAGTCCCGGTAAAACTCGAGCGCTTCCTCGCATTGACCGTTGAATGCCAGATAGGGTACCAGTTTCACGATAGATCTCCTTAAGGTAAGCCACCGAGCGTGTGACGGGTTTGTCAGGTCACCTACCGCGCAGGTGGCGGATTCGTCGACGTCAGTTCACTTTCATGACAAAAGATACAACGCGCGATGTGTTAAAATTGTAAAAATGAGACACAAGTCTAGAGTTCCGCGAATTTAACGTTGTTTTTATCAAAGAACGCCTTCGGTGTGAACCCGGTAAAGGCATTGAATTCCCTGATGAAATGCGCCTGGTCGAAATACCCGCATTCGTGGGCCAGTCGAGTAAGCGTACTGTCCCGGTACCTGTCCAGGTGATGGCAGATGTTCAGGAACCGGCTGGTGCGGGCGAAGGTCTTTGGCGTCGTGCCGACCGTAGCCACGAACTTCCTTTCCAGCTGCTTCCTGGAGAGGCCGACGCATTCACCGACCTCTTCGACGGACAGTTGCCCACCCGTGGACCGGATGA from the Gemmatimonadota bacterium genome contains:
- a CDS encoding ankyrin repeat domain-containing protein; this translates as MPELDPVPPRPWPYPVALDDIAGEARELFEAHRAGAEAVPDKAARNLPAPDPSTLTPQDARDAVARSYGFTDWSCVERYFRTVEDYTRSPNVEPTPSNPCDGAGYADDFIRLACLTQGAQDHPSRWARARSMLDAHPELSRMSIYAAAAAGDVSAVSAFLKASPEIAKTPGGPHDWEPLLYVAFSRLDPGTSEPVAVQTARLLLAHGADPNAGYLWAGFPCPYTVLTGVFGEGENGPARCPPHRNCYELAELLIAAGADPNDSQTLYNRMFSRDDEHLRLLFVHGLGKEGKRPWYRLLGEQSKGWVSSPADMLAYQLQWAARWNYPDRVRLLVENGADVNRPSNRPDARSPYGEAAYHGNEAIAEYLAARGSCTFPLDELDRFAGACIAGDTDRARALLARDPLLVEKLGDRGNALMENAIGSDNGDAVRLMAELGFDLNACGMHEAARYGHLDMIKLLVELGVDASQRDRGHGIDAIGHASHYQQDHVVDYLAPFAGVHRLVKSDLLDRVRELLENDPACARERDDGGNTPLHCLDVDNRMEDTEEILRLLVTHEADVNARNNAGLTPLDRLERLAGLSRRDDLAELLRGYGGVESDVTDTPKDRPGS
- a CDS encoding VOC family protein gives rise to the protein MTNPSHARWLTLRRSIVKLVPYLAFNGQCEEALEFYRDCLGGSVVNLSHYSKDQDIGMDIPDHMVGQAMHMSIQFGDNMLMGSDHIETVPSDTNISLSIDFASVDEQEQAFNAMSAGGEVTMPLQDTFWGARFGMITDKYGTNWMFNCHLNTQEQPS